The Mycobacterium avium subsp. avium genomic sequence GGTGGCGCCGCTGAGCGGTCGCGGTTTGAGGTTGGGCGCGGGTTTGGCCGTGCCCGACACCACCCCGCCGCAGCCCGCCGCCAGCGCGGCGACCGCCGTGAGCAGCGTCGCCGCCGTGAAAATCCGCATCGCTATTCGTTGCCTTACTTCTTGGATTTGTCGCCCGCGGCGTCGGCGGACAGCGCCGCGACGAACGCCTCCTGCGGCACGTCGACCCGGCCGATGGTCTTCATCCGCTTCTTGCCCTCCTTCTGCTTTTCCAGAAGTTTGCGCTTACGGGTGATGTCACCGCCGTAACACTTGGACAGCACGTCCTTGCGGATGGCCCGAATGTTCTCGCGGGCAATGATTTTCGAGCCGATCGCGGCCTGGACGGGCACCTCGAACTGCTGACGGGGGATCAGCTCCTTGAGCTTGGTGGTCATCTTGTTGCCGTAGGCGAACGCCGCATCCTTGTGCACGATCGCGCTGAACGCGTCGACGGCCTCCCCCTGCAACAGGATGTCCACCTTGACCAGCTGGGCCTCCTGCTCGCCGGCCTCCTCGTAGTCCAGGCTGGCGTAGCCGCGGGTCCGCGACTTCAGCGAGTCGAAGAAGTCGAAGATGATCTCGCCCAACGGCATGGTGTAGCGCAGCTCGACCCGTTCCGGCGACAGGTAATCCATGCCGCCCAGCTCGCCGCGGCGGGACTGGCACAGCTCCATGATGGTGCCGATGAATTCGCTGGGCGCGATGATGGTGGTCTTGACCACCGGCTCGTACACCGTGCGCACCTTGCCCTCGGGCCAGTCCGACGGGTTGGTCACCACGATCTCGGTGCCGTCCTCTTTGATCACCCGGTACACCACGTTGGGCGACGTCGAGATCAGGTCGAGGTCGAACTCGCGCTCCAGGCGCTCGCGGGTGATCTCCATGTGCAGCAAACCCAAAAAGCCGCAACGGAATCCGAAGCCCAGCGCCACCGACGTCTCCGGTTCGTAGGTGAGCGCGGCGTCGTTGAGCCGCAGCCGGTCCAGCGCGTCGCGCAGATCCGGATAGTCCGAGCCGTCCACCGGATACAGACCCGAATAGACCATCGGCTTGGGTTCGCGATATCCGGTCAGCGCCTCTTGCGCGCCGTGGCGCGCGCTGGTCACGGTGTCGCCCACTTTGGACTGGCGGACGTCCTTCACCCCGGTGATCAGGTAGCCCACCTCGCCGACGCCCAGGCCGTCGCTGGCCTTCGGCTCGGGTGAGACGATGCCGACTTCGAGCAGTTCGTGGGTGGCGCCGGTGGACATCATCGCGATGCGTTCGCGCGGGGTGATCTTGCCGTCGACCACCCGCACGTAGGTCACCACGCCGCGGTAGATGTCGTAGACCGAGTCGAAGATCATCGCGCGCAGCGGCGCATCGGCCTGCCCCTGCGGCGGCGGCACCTGGCGCACCACCTCGTCGAGCAGCCGCGCCACGCCCTCCCCGGTTTTGCCGGACACCCGCAGCACGTCGTCGGGTTCGCACCCGATGATGTGGGCGAGCTCGCCGGCGTACCGGTCCGGGTCGGCGGCCGGCAGGTCGATCTTGTTGAGGACCGGGATGATGGTCAGATCGCGGTCCAGCGCCAGGTAGAGGTTGGCCAGCGTCTGGGCCTCGATGCCCTGCGCGGCGTCGACCAGCAGCACGGCACCTTCGCAGGCCTCCAGTGCGCGCGACACCTCGTAGGTGAAGTCGACGTGGCCCGGGGTGTCGATCAGGTGCAGGACAAATTCTTTGCCGGCGTCCTCGCCGCCGGAGACCTGCCAGGGCAGCCGCACGTTCTGCGCCTTGATGGTGATGCCGCGCTCCCGCTCGATGTCCATCCGGTCCAGGTACTGGGCGCGCATCGACCGCTCGTCGACGACGCCGGTGAGCTGCAGCATCCGGTCGGCCAGCGTCGACTTGCCGTGATCGATGTGGGCGATGATGCAGAAGTTGCGAATCTGCGCCGGCGCGGTGAAGGTCTTGTCGGCGAAACTGCTGATGGGTATCTCCTGGTCCGGGCCTGCTAGACGGCGGTTCGCAAGTGTGTCCAGCGTATCGGCGCGGCCGGACTGCGGCACAATCGGCGCGTCTATGCTGCGAATATGGCGTCCGCCCGGAAGTCGCAGTGGAAGGCGTTTCAGCGGTTCGCGGAGAACCTGGTTTTCGATCGCGCGCCGCGGCTGGTGCGGCATGTGCAGAACTCGCAGACCGTGCTGCGCGAGCTGCAGCAGGCCGTGAAGATCACCGCGAACGTCATCGCCGCCGCCGCACCCCCGCCGCCGGACACCGCCGTGTTGGGCCGGCCGGTGACCCGCAGCAGCCTGCCCACCGCGCAGCGGGCCCGCAAGCTGGTGTACGCGCCCAAACTGGACGGCCGGGCCGATCCCGGCGAGATCGTGTGGACCTGGGTGGTTTACGAGGACGATCCCAGCCGCGGCAAGGACCGGCCCGTCCTGGTGGTGGGACGCGACCGCAGCACCCTGCTCGGGTTGATGGTGTCCAGCCAGGAGCGTCATGCCGCCGATCCGGAATGGGTCGGAATCGGTTCCGGCAGTTGGGATTACGAGGGCAGGCCGAGCTGGGTCCGGCTGGACCGGGTGCTGGTGGTGCCCGAAGAGGGCATCCGCCGCGAGGGGGCCATCCTGGATCGGGAGGTCTTCGACGTGGTGGCCGCGCGGCTGCGCGCGCAGTACGCCTGGAGCTAGGTCTGCACGCTCGGCGAACCGGGGGCGATCAGCCCTGCGTGATGTAGGACTGCAGCTGCTGCTGTTCGGCCTCGAGTTCTTCCATCCGGATCTTGACCACGTCGCCGATGCTGACGATGCCGATCAGCTTCTTGCCGTCCAGCACCGGCACGTGCCGCACCCGGTTGCGCGTCATCAGCACGCTGATCTCGTCGACGGTGTCGGTCTTGGTGCAGGTGGCCAGCGTGGTGGTCATGATCTTGGACACCGGCCGGGACAGCACGCTGGCGCCGTGAACGTGTAACTGGCGCACGACGTCGCGCTCCGACACAATGCCCAGCACACCCTCGGCGCCGACCACCACCATCGCGCCGATGTTCTGTTCGGTCAGGCCGGCGATCAGCTCACGAACCGTGGCGTCGGGATTGATGGTGACCACCGCCGCGCCCTTGTTCCGCAACACGTCCGCAATCCGCATCGAGGCCTCCAGCCGGGTTTGTGAGCCGCTTCACACCAGGCTACGGCGAACTCGCGCGGCGCAAAAGCCACCAGGAGAACCTGCAAACAGATCGTGTCCAAGCTCCAGGCCCTGCAAGATAGGCCCCATGATCGAGGTCACCCTGCTGGGCACCGGAAGCCCGATCCCCGACCCCAACCGCGCCGGCCCGTCGACCCTGGTGCGCGCCGGCGGGCAGGTGTTCCTGGTCGACTGCGGACGCGGGGTGCTGCAGCGCGCCGCGGCGGTGGGGGTGGGCGCGGCCGGATTGTCGACGCTGCTGCTCACCCACCTGCACAGCGACCACGTCGGCGACCTGGGCGACGTCCTGATCACGCGGTGGGTCAGCACCTTCACCCCCGACCCGGTGCCGCTGCCCATCATCGGGCCGCCCGGCACGGCCGAGCTGGTGGCGGCGACGCTGAACGCGCTGCGGCACGACATCGGTTACCGGATCGCCCATCACGCTGATCTCAACGCGCCCCCGGCGGTGGACGTGCGCGAGCACACCGACGGCCCGGTGTGGGACCGCGACGGCGTGTCGATCCGGGTGGCCCCCACTGACCACCGGCCGGTGGCCCCGACCATCGGGTTCCGCGTCGACTACCAGGGCGCGTCGGTGGTGCTGGCCGGCGACACCGTGCCGTGCGCCGGGCTCGACGAGCTGGCGGCCGGCGCCGGCGCGCTGGTGCACACCGTGATCCGCAAGGACATCGTGGCCACCATCCCGCAGCAGCGGCTGCAGGACATCTGCGACTACCACTCCTCGGTCGAGCAGGCCGCGGCGACCGCGGCCCGCGCCGGGGTGGGCACCCTCGTCATGACGCACTACGTGCCCGCGCTGGTGGCGGGCCAGGAAGAACAGTGGCGGGCGCTGGCGGCCCGCGAGTTCGCCGGACGCGTCGAACTCGGCGACGACCTGCACCGGGTTCAGGTCGACGCGCCCTCCTGAGCTCGACCGCCCCGGTCACCATAACCCTTGTCCCGCAAAGCAATTCCCGCGGCCAGCAGCCAGGCCAGCGCCGCCACCCGCGCGACCGGCAAGATCACGCCCAGCGCGGGCCAGATCAGCACCGCGGTCGCCGACCCGGCGAGTGCGGCCGTGGCCAGACCGGCCCGCGCGACGGGCCGGGGCAGCACCCCCCGGGTCAGGCCGGGCACCGCCATCGCGGCGACCAACACGCCCAGCGCCACGATGTGCCCCGGCCCGCCGGTGAGAAACACCAGCAGGTACAGCGCCGCCACCACCGCCGTGTCCGCGGTGACCGCCGGCCGGGACAGCGTCCAGCCGAGCAATCCGGCCAGGGCGAGCAATCCGGCCGCCAGGGTTCCGCCGGTGAGCGTGATCGCGGCGGTCGTCGGGCCGGCCCCGAGGCGGCGCAACCGGGCGGCGGCCGTCGCCGCGTAGAGCGCCAGCGGGACCGACGACGCGAACGTCGCGACGGCGATCACCCGCACGGCATCCGGCTAAGCGCGAACATAGGCCGCCACCGCGGCCACCGGGCCGTACGGCAGCGGCATGACGCCGCCCATCCCGACCCCGACGGCGAGCCCGCCGCCCAGCAGGCCGACGCAGAGCAGCGACAGCAGCGGCAACCCGGAGGCGCGGCGCGCGGTGTCGTCCATGCGTTTCTCCTGATCGCCGCCGGCTCCTCCGTTGGTAAGGCGAGCCGGGTCACCTCGACGATCACGTCGAGGTCGGTGGCGCCCTTCCCCGAATAGATGCCCTTGAGCGGGGAGACATCGGCGTAGTCGCGGCCCGCGCCCACCCCGACGTACTGCTCGGTGATCTCGGCGTCGTTGGTGGGGTCGTAGCTCCACCACGCGCCCGTCCACGCCTCGATCCAGGCGTGACTGCGCCCGTCCACGGTGTCGCCGACCACGGCGTCGCGTTTGGGGTGCAAGTAACCCGACACGTAGTGCGACGGAATTCCCATGCTGCGCAACAACATCAACGACAGGTGCACGAAGTCCTGGCAGACTCCCCTGCCCTCCTTCAGCGCGTCCAGCCCGGACGAGTGAACGCTGGTGGTGCCGGGCAGGTATTCGAGCTCGCCGCGCACCCAATCACCCACGGCGACAACGGCTTCGGCCGGGTCATGCGATTTGGCGATCTTCTTGGCGACCGATGCCACCCGCTTGCTGGCGGGGACGTGCCCGGTGGGGCGCAGCAGCTCGTCAAAGCGGTCGATCACCGCCTCCGAGTGCAGATCACCCCAGCCCAGCTCGGTCGCCGGCCGTTCGGCCCGCTCGGTCTCTACGACCGACGAGGACATCACCGTGAGGTCGGTGTGCGGCGCGTGCAGGTCGAACGCGGTGACCGCGGTCCCCCAGTAGTCGATGTAGCGGTAGGACCGGGTCGCCGGGATGGTCTCGACGCGGTTGAGGATGACGTTCTGCCGATTGTTCGACCGCGGGGTCAGCCGGGCTTCGTTGTAAGACGCCGTCACCGGCGACTGGTAGGCGTACCCCGTGGTGTGCACCACCCGCAGCCGCCACATCAGCCGTCCCCTTTGCGGCTGACCAGCCGGGCGCGCTGGCTGGCGTCCGACCAGGCCACCCACGGGGTGACGTGAAAGTACTGCAGCGCCAACGCGTCTGAAACGTCGCGGCAGGTTCGCTGCAGTCCCGCCAACCGGGACTCCAGCGACTCCAGCAGCACACCGGGCTGGACGAACTCCAGTTCGCTGCGGGCCTGCCCGAGCAACCGTTGCGCCTCGGCGGTGGCCCCGACCCGGCTCTGCCGGTTGTGCATCAGTTCGTCGAGGTTGTGTTCGGCCAGCCGCAGCGAGTAGAACACCGAGCGGGGAAACAGCCTGTACAGCAACATGAATTCGACCACCCGGCCGGCGTCGAGCACGCCGCGGTAGGTGCGCAGGTAGGTGTCGTGCGCGCCGGCCGAGCGCAGCAGCGTCACCCACGCCGGCGACGAGGCGCTGTCGCCGACCCGGGACAGCAGCAGCCGCACCGTCATATCGACCCGCTCGATCGCCCGGCCCAGCACCATGAACCGGTACCCGTCGTCGCGGGACAACGTCGAGTCGGCCAACCCGGCGAACATCGCCGCCCGTCGTTCGATGAACGACAGAAAATCATGCGGCCCAAGGCGTTTGGCGGCTCGTTCCCGTTCCGGCAGGGCGTGGTAGGTGGTGTTGAGGCACTCCCAGATCTCGCTGGACGTCACCTCCCGCGCCGATTTCGCGTTCTCCCGCGCGGCGGTGACGGCGTCCACGATCGAGCAGCCGCCCTGGGCGCCGGTGCTGTAGGCCACCAGGTCGGTCAGCGACCACACGTCCAGGTCGTGGTCCGGCGGGTCGATGCCGAGCACCCGCAGCAGCACCCGGGACGCCTGGTCCGGGTCGACGCTGGAGTCTTCCAGCAGTTGGTGCAGGGCGACGTCCAGGATCCGCGCGGTGTCGTCGGCGCGCTCGACGTAGCGGCCGATCCAGTAGAGCGCCTCGGCGTTGCGTGCCAGCATCAACGCCCCGCCCGTTGCTGCTGCTGTTGCTCGAGCTGCTCGCGCTGGGGCGGCCCGGTGGGTTGCGGCTGCTGGGCCATCGACCGCGGCGCGTCGTCCACCAGCGGGTCGGGCATCGCCGTCGGCAACGAGCGCACCACCTCGGCGGCACCGAGTTCATGGTCGCCGGACGACGCGCGCGAGGCCAGCACCCAGGTGTCCTTGGAGCCGCCGCCCTGGCTGGAGTTGACCACCCGCGAACCCTCGACCAGGGCCACCCGGGTCAGCCCGCCCGGCAACACCCACACGTCCTCGCCGTCGTTGACCGCGAACGGCCGCAGGTCGACGTAGCGGGGCGCCAGCGAGCTGCCGACCTGCGTCGGCACCGTGGAGAGCTCCATCATCGGCTGCGCGATCCAGCTGCGCGGGTCGTCGCGGATCTTCTTGGCGACGGCGGCCAGCTCCTTGTCGGAGGCTTCCGGGCCGAACACGATGCCGTAGCCGCCCGACCCCTCGACCGGCTTGAGCACCAGCTCGTCGATGCGGTCGAGCACCTCCTCGCGCTCGTCGTCGAGCCAGCACCGCAGCGTCTCCACGTTGGCCAGCAGCGGCTTCTCACCCAGGTAGTACTCGATCATGGTGGGCACGTAGGTGTAGACGAGTTTGTCGTCGCCCACCCCGTTGCCGATCGCGCTGGAAATGACGACGTTGCCGGCGCGGGCGGCGTTGACCAGGCCGGCCACCCCGAGCACCGAGTCGGCGCGGAACTGCAGCGGATCCAGGAACGCGTCGTCGATGCGCCGGTAGATGACGTCGACCTGGCGCTCACCCTCGGTGGTGCGCATGTACACCTGGTTGTCGCGGCAGAACAGGTCGCGGCCCTCGACCAGCTCGACCCCCATCTGGCGGGCCAGCAGCGAATGCTCGAAGTACGCCGAGTTGTAGACGCCCGGGGTGAGCACCACCACGGTGGGGTCGGCCTCGTTGGTGGCCGCCGAGTTGCGCAGCGCCCGCAGCAGATGCGCGGCGTAGTCGTCGACCGCCCGCACCCGGTGGGTGGCGAACAGGTTCGGGAACACCCGCGCCATGGTGCGGCGGTTCTCCATCACGTAGGACACGCCCGACGGCGAGCGCAGGTTGTCCTCGAGGACCCGGAAATTGCCCTTCTCGTCGCGGATCAAATCGATGCCGGCGACGTGGATCCGCACCCCGTTGGGCGGGACGATGCCCACCGCCTGGCGGTGGAAGTGCTCGCAGGAGGTGACCAACCGGCGCGGGATCACCCCGTCGTTGAGGATTTCCTGGTCGCCGTCGATGTCGTCGAGGTACATCTCAAGGGCCTTGACCCGCTGGGTGATCCCGCGTTCCAGCCGGGCCCACTCGGCGGCCGAGATGACCCGCGGCACCAGGTCCAGCGGGAAGGGCCGCTCCTGCCCGGACAGCGAGAAGGTGATGCCTTGATCCAGGAAGGCGCGGGACAGCGCTTCGGCGCGAGCCTTCAGCTCCGAGGCGTCCGACGGCGCCAGCTCGGCGTAAATGCCCTTGTAGGGGCCGCGC encodes the following:
- the lepA gene encoding translation elongation factor 4, with translation MPQSGRADTLDTLANRRLAGPDQEIPISSFADKTFTAPAQIRNFCIIAHIDHGKSTLADRMLQLTGVVDERSMRAQYLDRMDIERERGITIKAQNVRLPWQVSGGEDAGKEFVLHLIDTPGHVDFTYEVSRALEACEGAVLLVDAAQGIEAQTLANLYLALDRDLTIIPVLNKIDLPAADPDRYAGELAHIIGCEPDDVLRVSGKTGEGVARLLDEVVRQVPPPQGQADAPLRAMIFDSVYDIYRGVVTYVRVVDGKITPRERIAMMSTGATHELLEVGIVSPEPKASDGLGVGEVGYLITGVKDVRQSKVGDTVTSARHGAQEALTGYREPKPMVYSGLYPVDGSDYPDLRDALDRLRLNDAALTYEPETSVALGFGFRCGFLGLLHMEITRERLEREFDLDLISTSPNVVYRVIKEDGTEIVVTNPSDWPEGKVRTVYEPVVKTTIIAPSEFIGTIMELCQSRRGELGGMDYLSPERVELRYTMPLGEIIFDFFDSLKSRTRGYASLDYEEAGEQEAQLVKVDILLQGEAVDAFSAIVHKDAAFAYGNKMTTKLKELIPRQQFEVPVQAAIGSKIIARENIRAIRKDVLSKCYGGDITRKRKLLEKQKEGKKRMKTIGRVDVPQEAFVAALSADAAGDKSKK
- a CDS encoding ribonuclease Z, which encodes MIEVTLLGTGSPIPDPNRAGPSTLVRAGGQVFLVDCGRGVLQRAAAVGVGAAGLSTLLLTHLHSDHVGDLGDVLITRWVSTFTPDPVPLPIIGPPGTAELVAATLNALRHDIGYRIAHHADLNAPPAVDVREHTDGPVWDRDGVSIRVAPTDHRPVAPTIGFRVDYQGASVVLAGDTVPCAGLDELAAGAGALVHTVIRKDIVATIPQQRLQDICDYHSSVEQAAATAARAGVGTLVMTHYVPALVAGQEEQWRALAAREFAGRVELGDDLHRVQVDAPS
- a CDS encoding alpha-E domain-containing protein, with amino-acid sequence MLARNAEALYWIGRYVERADDTARILDVALHQLLEDSSVDPDQASRVLLRVLGIDPPDHDLDVWSLTDLVAYSTGAQGGCSIVDAVTAARENAKSAREVTSSEIWECLNTTYHALPERERAAKRLGPHDFLSFIERRAAMFAGLADSTLSRDDGYRFMVLGRAIERVDMTVRLLLSRVGDSASSPAWVTLLRSAGAHDTYLRTYRGVLDAGRVVEFMLLYRLFPRSVFYSLRLAEHNLDELMHNRQSRVGATAEAQRLLGQARSELEFVQPGVLLESLESRLAGLQRTCRDVSDALALQYFHVTPWVAWSDASQRARLVSRKGDG
- a CDS encoding type II toxin-antitoxin system PemK/MazF family toxin; translation: MASARKSQWKAFQRFAENLVFDRAPRLVRHVQNSQTVLRELQQAVKITANVIAAAAPPPPDTAVLGRPVTRSSLPTAQRARKLVYAPKLDGRADPGEIVWTWVVYEDDPSRGKDRPVLVVGRDRSTLLGLMVSSQERHAADPEWVGIGSGSWDYEGRPSWVRLDRVLVVPEEGIRREGAILDREVFDVVAARLRAQYAWS
- a CDS encoding CBS domain-containing protein, producing MRIADVLRNKGAAVVTINPDATVRELIAGLTEQNIGAMVVVGAEGVLGIVSERDVVRQLHVHGASVLSRPVSKIMTTTLATCTKTDTVDEISVLMTRNRVRHVPVLDGKKLIGIVSIGDVVKIRMEELEAEQQQLQSYITQG
- a CDS encoding circularly permuted type 2 ATP-grasp protein; the encoded protein is MSLSNQLEDTGRGFRAARSERIFGGYNVASDAYDMAFDEMFDAAGAVRGPYKGIYAELAPSDASELKARAEALSRAFLDQGITFSLSGQERPFPLDLVPRVISAAEWARLERGITQRVKALEMYLDDIDGDQEILNDGVIPRRLVTSCEHFHRQAVGIVPPNGVRIHVAGIDLIRDEKGNFRVLEDNLRSPSGVSYVMENRRTMARVFPNLFATHRVRAVDDYAAHLLRALRNSAATNEADPTVVVLTPGVYNSAYFEHSLLARQMGVELVEGRDLFCRDNQVYMRTTEGERQVDVIYRRIDDAFLDPLQFRADSVLGVAGLVNAARAGNVVISSAIGNGVGDDKLVYTYVPTMIEYYLGEKPLLANVETLRCWLDDEREEVLDRIDELVLKPVEGSGGYGIVFGPEASDKELAAVAKKIRDDPRSWIAQPMMELSTVPTQVGSSLAPRYVDLRPFAVNDGEDVWVLPGGLTRVALVEGSRVVNSSQGGGSKDTWVLASRASSGDHELGAAEVVRSLPTAMPDPLVDDAPRSMAQQPQPTGPPQREQLEQQQQQRAGR